A window from Mangifera indica cultivar Alphonso chromosome 2, CATAS_Mindica_2.1, whole genome shotgun sequence encodes these proteins:
- the LOC123209339 gene encoding F-box protein At5g03970 — translation MKLQRMSCNSVHDALSSDDILCDILLRLPPESVFKFILVSKRWLKCICSYVFRQSYLRRWKVNSRLLGFFVCNSLYLGRRPGGLRRTPSEPAILFLSTCQEGDDLKYSGTLKRLGYFIDSSNGLLLCGRHPKSYYVWDPVTKQQHKLPRPRVYFEELCMAFIAEDSPDDSMCYKVIRAKCECKLNEVNTVTIETFCSKTTTWYYSILSCTSTLSLCPWTVATVIRGVIHWFAMRGNIAIYDQEQEERHIVVIQLPGSYDFDEQILGESSDGLLQYGMSCKSGMEIWVLENEIDDRTSLNSCDANLKTRWTLRYRLNFKTMWKNNPRVMTAYKTCSKSKETQVVSFLYQNSESVYIRAGDNIFLCHLQSKEVEVVQYDGRSSSIVWDFSKVVPYFKPAWPHSSLL, via the coding sequence ATGAAGTTACAGAGGATGTCTTGCAACAGTGTCCATGATGCATTGAGTTCTGATGACATCTTGTGTGACATCCTCCTTCGATTGCCGCCAGAATCTGTTTTCAAATTCATACTTGTATCAAAGAGGTGGCTTAAGTGTATCTGCAGCTATGTTTTTCGTCAGAGTTACTTGAGACGATGGAAAGTAAATTCTCGCCTCTTGGGCTTCTTTGTCTGTAATTCCTTGTACCTTGGAAGACGTCCAGGTGGCCTACGTCGCACCCCATCAGAACCTGCAATTCTTTTTTTGTCAACTTGTCAAGAGGGTGATGACCTAAAGTATTCAGGGACCCTCAAACGGCTTGGTTACTTCATTGACTCTTCCAATGGTCTTCTTCTTTGTGGCCGCCATCCAAAGAGCTACTATGTTTGGGATCCAGTTACCAAACAACAGCACAAGCTCCCTCGTCCACGAGTTTACTTTGAAGAATTGTGCATGGCATTCATTGCTGAGGACTCTCCTGATGATTCTATGTGCTACAAGGTCATTCGTGCAAAATGTGAATGTAAACTTAATGAAGTCAATACTGTCACCATTGAGACTTTCTGTTCAAAGACTACCACATGGTATTATTCAATACTCTCTTGCACTTCAACGTTATCATTATGTCCTTGGACAGTTGCCACTGTGATTAGAGGTGTCATACACTGGTTTGCAATGAGGGGAAATATAGCCATTTATGACCAGGAACAAGAAGAGAGGCATATTGTCGTAATTCAACTACCAGGGTCATATGACTTTGATGAGCAAATTCTTGGTGAGTCTTCTGATGGGCTTTTGCAGTATGGTATGAGTTGTAAGTCAGGCATGGAGATATGGGTTCTTGAAAATGAAATAGATGACCGCACATCCCTTAACTCATGCGATGCAAATCTCAAAACTAGATGGACCTTGAGATATAGATTGAATTTCAAGACGATGTGGAAGAATAATCCAAGAGTTATGACAGCCTACAAAACATGTTCTAAATCTAAAGAAACTCAAGTAGTGTCATTTCTTTATCAGAATTCAGAATCTGTTTACATAAGAGCAGGAGATAACATATTTCTTTGTCATCTTCAGAGTAAAGAAGTGGAAGTGGTCCAATATGATGGTCGTAGCTCCTCCATTGTTTGGGATTTCAGCAAAGTAGTGCCTTACTTCAAGCCAGCTTGGCCACATTCTTCTTTGCTATAA